AAATCAGGCCTGCCAATTCCGTACATTCCCCACGGAAAAACAGGGTACAATTGAGGCGCTTCAATGTTGTTTATCCTTTCCCACAGTTTTGCGGGAGCAATGGTCTTTTTGCCGTCAAACTCCCGGAAATTAAGAGGAGGTATTCGGTTTAAAAATTTCTCCCACTTTTCTTTTTCTTCGGCATCAATATATTTTTCGGGCAAAGCCAGCAAGCCTAAGGTTACAGTTTTTAATGCAGCAATGGTTGAAGTGGCATTGTATGCCATTTTATAGGTTTCGTTAGCCGAACCGGGGTACAATATCAGCTGGTCGTTTTCATCCAGTACTTTTATTCCACGAAGTTTTGCCCTGTACTGGTAGTGCTCATCAAAAAATCTTAAACAACTTTTAATCAAAGGTATATATTCAGAAATATCAGCGCCTGTAAATTTTTGTAGCTCAAGTGCCATCCAACAAATTTCAAGCGAGGTATCCCATTGGTATTCCAACCATGCGTTGTATTGAATTCCGGGGTGAAATCCTTCAGGTCGCTTCCAGCTATATTCACTGGGGTTTGGCAATCCAAAATTTTCTATCTGCTCGGTAAAACACGCACCTTTATGCCCCCAGTAGACTTCACTACGCAGCTCAGCTGTTTCCAGTATCTGCAGGTAAAAATCAAGCTGAGGTTTTAACATATCGAAATCGCCCGATTTAAGCATTGGGTAATACACCAAACGTTGGTTTTGGGCGGTAAATGTTCCACCACCCCAGTTTCTGAAATCAGGTGAAAAAGCACGGTCGGGGTTAGTAAAAACCGGATCAACGGTAAACAAGCCGCCATTAAACTTTGTGGGGTAACTACCGTAAGCATTGCAGCCCAGCATGTATCTAAAAAGCTGGTAATTTCGCCCAATTTGCCAGGCCGGGTCCTCTTCATTTTCATTCTCCTGATTAATTAAAACAAAGCTTCTGTTCCAATATTTGTTCCACCAGTTCTGCGTTTTCAGTCGTGCTGTTTTTTGCTTTTTTGAATATGTTTCGATCAACCTGCTCAATCCCGCGTTCCAGTCTTCCAGCGTTTTGTATTGCCCGGTATGAAGGTAAATTTGAAGGCTTTGCTTTTTGGAAGGATTTTTACTTAACAATTTCCAGCCCTTAAAATTGGCCTGCTGATATTTTCCTAAAACGGTTCCAGCGGCAACAAAACCATCTCCCATCAGTTTTCCGCCAAAAGTTAAATTTTCAAGCGGATTAAACATTCGGCTTTTTACAGCTTCCAGTTTTTGTTGCTTAACAGCTACATCAAAAACAGTTTCTCCCTGGTTTTGATGCACAAACTGCGCGGCATTTTCGAAAAAAGCAATGCTGTCTTTTTTATCAAGCAGCCCCTCAGGATTAACCCATTTATACGAATTTCCGAAGTTTTCGTATTTCTCCAACAAACGATCTTTAAAGCGCCAGTTCTCGTAGGTAGCTTCAACCAGGATTTTGCGCGTACTCTCTATTTCAACATGCACTACCGGAGAAAAAACATCAACCCAAACAAGCACATCGGCCGAAACGCCATTTTTTTGCCCTGAAATTTTTACGCAACCTTGTTGTAACAAAAGCTCTTGTTTAAAGCTTCCGTTTTCAAACGGATTTGGCGATAATTTTATGCGCACTCTGCCCAATTTGGGCATTCCGTTATTTTCATTAAAGGTTCCGCTGCGGGCTATATAAAATAGAATTTCATTGTTTTCGGCCCACACGTTTAAACCAATATCACCACCACCACAAGGCATAGATTCAGACGAATTTTTGCTTTGCGAATGCCAAACAAGATTGTAGTTTTCCAGTTCAGGAGATTGAGCAAACAATACTCCCGAGCATAAAACAAAAAATACAATAACTAACTGTTTCATTTCTATATGTTTTATAGCAAATCGGCTTAACTACCTGAATTTATACTCAGTTTCTTCACTACCTTTGCCACCCGCTGAAAGCCTTCTTCAATTTTTGCCTTATCGTAAACCAAGGGGCCAAACGAAATGCGGATTCCATTCTTTAGTGAATCTCCAAAACCTCCACCGGGCACAAAAATTACTCCGGTTTTTTTCAGAACATTTTCCACAAACTCATCACCGTTCATTCCCACATCAACTACAGAATACAAACCTCCCTGTGGCAGGGTAAACCTTGGCGACAGGTACTTATTGATACACTCACACAAAAATGCTGCTGCACTTTTATAATCCTCATTTATTCTATTGATATAAGTGGCAAGCGACCCGTCTTTTAATCCTTTATTAATGTAATTGGCAAGTGTTAACTGATGAATGGTATCGGGGCAAAGCACCACACATTGCTGAACCACTTTTAGTGCCTGAATAATATTTTCGTCAGCTTCGAGCCAACCGAGCCTTCGTCCCAGTCCCCGGCACCATTTCGAGTTCGAGTACAATTTAACAAGGTTCGGATAATCGGCTACCGAGTAAGTAAAATACTCCGGCTGATCTGTTGTGTAAACAAAGGTGTTGTAGGCAAAATCAATAGCCACAAAACAATCGTTTTTAAGGGTAATTTCAAGTGCTTTTTTTACAAAGAAATCGGGAACCATTGTGCCCGTTGGATTATCCGGGCTGGAGAACAGCAGTAATTTGGGCTTTTCCTTTTCAATAAATTGTTCGAAATCGGTAATTAGTTTTTGTTCGTCGTTTACAAAGGCCCATTTTTCTTCGTCAAAAACCGGAAAACAAACCATTTGGCAATTCACTCCCATTTCTATCTGCTCGGGGTAATTGGCATAGGCCGGATCGAGCAGCGCAATTTTATCGCCGGGGTTGAGTAAGACCTTAAACAGCGAGTAGGCCAGTTGGGTAGAATTGGCACCTATGATTATATTTTCTTCTTTTGACGCTGCTCCAAAAATCTGCTGATTAAAATCGATTAAGGCTTTTTTAAGTTCGGGGCTACCATCTGAAGGGCTGTAAGCACCTGTTTTATGAAAAAGATCGCGATCTTTTGCGATCGCAATATATTCCTGTCTGAGTTCTTCCGGAGCTTCGTGATTTACCCATCCTCCTGCAAACGAAATAACATCGTTTGGATCGAGCCCCATTTTTACAAGGTTGTCAGGGCTTGCCATCTCCATAATTCTTCGTATTGGCGACGAAGTTACTCCATCTTTAAACTGATCTGCAAGTTTCAACATAACACAATTTTTTAGCTGCTTGTTTATTTTCTTTTTACGGTATTTTCGGCCGCATTTACAATGTCGTTAACAGCCATTTCGTAGTAGTCAAGTAATTCGTGCGGCAAACCCGAGCCCGGAAATTTATCACGTAATCCTATTCGGGTTATGGGCACGGGACAATGCTCTGCTGCTGTTTCCATAATGGCGCTACCCAAACCGCCAATTATGTTGTGATCTTCAGCGGTAAGTGCGGCTCCACATTGTTTAAGAACCCCAATAACCCCCTCTACATCAATTGGTTTTACGGTATGCACCTCAACCAGTGTAACACCAATTCCTTTTGTCTGAAGTATTTGAGCTGCCTCTATTAACCGTGGCAAAAGCACACCGTTACCAAACAAGGCAATATCATTTCCCTTGTTTTGCAACACATTTATTTTTCCGGGAACAAAGGGTGTATTTTTTTCAAAAACCACCGGGTCGCGACCACTTCCAAGGCGCAGGTAAACCGGCCCCGGTATTTTGGCAGCTGCAATGGCTGCTTGTCGCGCCTGGTCGGCATCTGCCGGCACAATAATTGTCATATTCGGAATGGTGCGTAAGATGCCAATATCTTCGAAAAACTGATGGGTCGTTCCTTCACGTTCGCCTCCTGCAATTCCTCCGTTTACACCAGCCAGTTTCACATTCAGGTTAGGATAGGCAATAAAGGTGCGGATTTGCTCACAGGCACGCATGGTTATAAATCCGGCGTAAGTGGCAAAAAACGGTATTAAGCCTTCAAGGGCCAGTCCGGCAGAGGTTGCCGCAGCATTTTGTTCGGCAATACCAATTTCAACATACTGTTCCGGATATTTTGCAACAAAATCAGTTGCGCGCATGGCCAGCAAACTGTCGGCACAAACCAACATTATCCGGTCGTCTTTTTCAGCAAGCGTATCTAAACCCTGCATAAATCCTATTCGTGTACTTTCTATTTTATTCAAGGTCAAGTCCTCCTAAAATTTTCATTGCTTCTTCACGTTCTTCATCACTGGGCACCCGTTTATGCCAGGCATTATTTCCTTCCATGTAGGGCACTCCTTTCCCTTTCAGGGTATGCGCAACAAAAACAATTGGTTTATCGGGATCGGGTGCCGGCATGTCGGGAATGATTTCCATTCCCATTCGCTCTTCGCGCGACGCCCTGCCACGTTTTGCTGCATTTTCAAAGGCTGTTGTTAAAGCCGCAATGTCGTGCCCATCAATATCAATGGCATGCCAGCCAAATGCATTCCATTTTTCAGTTAAATTAACCAGTCCACTAATTTTCTCAACGGTTCCTCCACTCTGAATTCCGTTATAATCAACAATGGCAATCAGGTTACACAATTTGTTTTTGGCAATATTCATGGCAGCTTCCCACACCAGACCTTCGTTTAGTTCACCGTCGCCGGTTACTACAAAAGTCAGTGTATCGTCGCCCCTGCGGCGTGCTGCCAGTGCCATTCCGCAAGCCTGCGGCAAACCGTGGCCCAACGACCCCGATGTGGCATCAACACCGGGGGTAAGTTTTTGTACCGGATGCCCCTGCAATCGGGAATTTAGCGAACGTAAAGTTTTTAATTCAGCCGGGGGAAGGTATCCTTTGCGGGCCAGTGCTGCATAATAAACGGGGCAGGCATGCCCTTTTGACAAAATAAAACGATCGCGCCCCACCCATTTTGGATCTTTGGAGTTAAGCCGCATCACATCAAAATAAAGCACAGCCAGAATATCGGCTATCGACATACACGGTCCGGGATG
Above is a genomic segment from uncultured Draconibacterium sp. containing:
- a CDS encoding DUF5703 domain-containing protein codes for the protein MKQLVIVFFVLCSGVLFAQSPELENYNLVWHSQSKNSSESMPCGGGDIGLNVWAENNEILFYIARSGTFNENNGMPKLGRVRIKLSPNPFENGSFKQELLLQQGCVKISGQKNGVSADVLVWVDVFSPVVHVEIESTRKILVEATYENWRFKDRLLEKYENFGNSYKWVNPEGLLDKKDSIAFFENAAQFVHQNQGETVFDVAVKQQKLEAVKSRMFNPLENLTFGGKLMGDGFVAAGTVLGKYQQANFKGWKLLSKNPSKKQSLQIYLHTGQYKTLEDWNAGLSRLIETYSKKQKTARLKTQNWWNKYWNRSFVLINQENENEEDPAWQIGRNYQLFRYMLGCNAYGSYPTKFNGGLFTVDPVFTNPDRAFSPDFRNWGGGTFTAQNQRLVYYPMLKSGDFDMLKPQLDFYLQILETAELRSEVYWGHKGACFTEQIENFGLPNPSEYSWKRPEGFHPGIQYNAWLEYQWDTSLEICWMALELQKFTGADISEYIPLIKSCLRFFDEHYQYRAKLRGIKVLDENDQLILYPGSANETYKMAYNATSTIAALKTVTLGLLALPEKYIDAEEKEKWEKFLNRIPPLNFREFDGKKTIAPAKLWERINNIEAPQLYPVFPWGMYGIGRPDFEVAKNTYLYDKDVVRFQDHRSWKQYAIFAARLGMTDEAAKFSILKLQDSERRFPAFWGPGFDWVPDHNWGGSGMIGIQEMLLQTNDDKIYLFPAWPKDWDVHFKLHAPGNTIVEAVQKNGKVEILHVFPESRKKDIEIVLNE
- a CDS encoding pyridoxal phosphate-dependent aminotransferase, producing MLKLADQFKDGVTSSPIRRIMEMASPDNLVKMGLDPNDVISFAGGWVNHEAPEELRQEYIAIAKDRDLFHKTGAYSPSDGSPELKKALIDFNQQIFGAASKEENIIIGANSTQLAYSLFKVLLNPGDKIALLDPAYANYPEQIEMGVNCQMVCFPVFDEEKWAFVNDEQKLITDFEQFIEKEKPKLLLFSSPDNPTGTMVPDFFVKKALEITLKNDCFVAIDFAYNTFVYTTDQPEYFTYSVADYPNLVKLYSNSKWCRGLGRRLGWLEADENIIQALKVVQQCVVLCPDTIHQLTLANYINKGLKDGSLATYINRINEDYKSAAAFLCECINKYLSPRFTLPQGGLYSVVDVGMNGDEFVENVLKKTGVIFVPGGGFGDSLKNGIRISFGPLVYDKAKIEEGFQRVAKVVKKLSINSGS
- a CDS encoding transketolase C-terminal domain-containing protein, giving the protein MNKIESTRIGFMQGLDTLAEKDDRIMLVCADSLLAMRATDFVAKYPEQYVEIGIAEQNAAATSAGLALEGLIPFFATYAGFITMRACEQIRTFIAYPNLNVKLAGVNGGIAGGEREGTTHQFFEDIGILRTIPNMTIIVPADADQARQAAIAAAKIPGPVYLRLGSGRDPVVFEKNTPFVPGKINVLQNKGNDIALFGNGVLLPRLIEAAQILQTKGIGVTLVEVHTVKPIDVEGVIGVLKQCGAALTAEDHNIIGGLGSAIMETAAEHCPVPITRIGLRDKFPGSGLPHELLDYYEMAVNDIVNAAENTVKRK
- a CDS encoding transketolase: MTERIDYLTGVATQLRRDVVNTIYYAGDGHPGPCMSIADILAVLYFDVMRLNSKDPKWVGRDRFILSKGHACPVYYAALARKGYLPPAELKTLRSLNSRLQGHPVQKLTPGVDATSGSLGHGLPQACGMALAARRRGDDTLTFVVTGDGELNEGLVWEAAMNIAKNKLCNLIAIVDYNGIQSGGTVEKISGLVNLTEKWNAFGWHAIDIDGHDIAALTTAFENAAKRGRASREERMGMEIIPDMPAPDPDKPIVFVAHTLKGKGVPYMEGNNAWHKRVPSDEEREEAMKILGGLDLE